One Flavobacterium cerinum genomic window, TGGAAAGATTTTTAATGTTGATCATAACTGTTCGTTTTTAGATTGATTGATTTTTATTTGATGTAACGCTATAATGCGTTTTTGATTCTACTTCTTTTGTTTGATTTTTCCGTCATCCGGATAAAATTAATTCTTTTTCTGATTTGCTCTTTTACGGAACGGAAACTGCTCTATTTTTCGAATTGCAAAACAGCTACTTCTTTATAGTCCTGATAAGATGATGTAATTACACTTTCACCTTCTTTTAATCCTTCCAGTACTTCAAAATACAGTGGGTTTTCCCTACCTAATTTGATATTGCGTCGTACAGCTTTGTCTCCGTTGACAACAAAAATCCAGTTTCCGGATGTTTCCTGATTAAAACTTCCTTTAGGCAGTACCAGTGTTTTAACACTTTCAGATAAGGTCAGCTTTACACCAAAACTCAGTCCTTGTTTTAAATCCAGCTCTTTGGCTTGATCGAAGTCCAGTTCGACCAGAAACTTACCCTCTTTTACTTCCGGAATCACTTTTGTAATATGAACCGGAATCTGTTTTCCTTTGTATTCGATTTGTCCTTTTTGGCCTACCGTTACTTTTTCCAGATAAAATTCATCCACTTTAGCCAGTAATTTATAGCCTTGCATCACATCGATTTTTCCGATACTCTCACCCGCCTGATAATTTTTCCCTAAAATCGGTTCGAACGAAGAAAGTCGGCCGGACAAAGGTGCAGTTACCAAAAAGTTTCTCTTATTATCACGCAATATTCCAAGGCTTTTTTCCATTGTGGCAATCGACCGGTTAATTTGCTGAATCTGGATTTGATTGGTTTGTTTTTCCTTTTGTATGCTTTGCTGAATAATATTTTTTCGTTCCTGTTGGTAGCGAAAACCTTCGCGGGTTGTTTCCCATTCGTTTTTAGCAATAATCCCTTTTTTAAACAATTTCTCATTAAGATCATACAATTGTTTCGCCGTGTTATAATCGTGTTCAATGGCAACGAGGTCTTTCGCCAGATTCAGTTCCTGATTTCGGATATCAAGACGTGCTTTATTCAGGTTATTGATTTGTTCGATCATTGATGTTTCCTGTGTCAGATAACTTAATTCCGTATTCGGATTATACAATTTAGCTAATGCTTGTCCTTTTTCTACATGATCTCCGTTTTCAACAAAAATTTCCTGTACCGATCCGCCTTCGATAATATTAACCAAAATAGAGTTTAACGGTTCCACTTTAGCCTGGAAAATGATAAAATCTTCAAAGTAAGCTTTACTCACTGTTTTAATGCTAATTTCTTCTTTTTTTATGTTCAGGCTTTTCTCTTTTGTAATCATAGAATAAGCGAAATAACTTACAATCAAAAAAAGCAGCACAAACCCTATCCGATAGCTATTTTTTTTATTTTTACGAGTGATAACAGTATCCATTGTATTAATTTTTGACACTACATACAGTATCAATTTCGTGCCACAGATTTAAAAATCAAAAACTTACTGATTATCAACCTTTTTTAATTTCGTCATATTTTAGAAGTGTCCGATAATGAACACTTTTTTGACCGAAACCGAACACTCATGAAAAAAACACAAGCGCAGATTCTTATAATTGATGATCAGGATGACATTCTTTTATCCGCAAAATTGTTGCTAAAAAAACATTTTGAGGTTATCCACATCGCAAATTCGCCGAAAAAACTGGTTCAGTTGCTTGCCGATAACCCGATCGATGTCGTACTTCTGGACATGAATTACAGGATTGGCTTTGAAGATGGCCGTGAAGGCATTCATTGGTTAAAAGAAATCAAATTACTTGCTCCGAATACAGTGGTTGTTTTGATGACCGCATTCGGAAAAGTAGAAACAGCCGTTGAAGGTCTTAAATCCGGTGCTTTTGATTATGTTATGAAACCCTGGGACAACGACAATTTACTCACGGTGATCAACAATGCCGTAGCCAAAAGCCGGAAAGAGCATAAAAATAATCCGCTACAACAGCTAGCTGCCCGATCTGTTTTTATCGGTAATTCACCGACAATCAAACAGGCCTATACTATTGCCGATAAAGTAGCCCGTACCGATGCGAATGTCCTTATATTGGGAGAAAACGGAACCGGAAAATATGTTTTTGCCGAGTATATTCATCAGCATTCGAACCGAAAAGACCATCCTT contains:
- a CDS encoding efflux RND transporter periplasmic adaptor subunit, with the protein product MDTVITRKNKKNSYRIGFVLLFLIVSYFAYSMITKEKSLNIKKEEISIKTVSKAYFEDFIIFQAKVEPLNSILVNIIEGGSVQEIFVENGDHVEKGQALAKLYNPNTELSYLTQETSMIEQINNLNKARLDIRNQELNLAKDLVAIEHDYNTAKQLYDLNEKLFKKGIIAKNEWETTREGFRYQQERKNIIQQSIQKEKQTNQIQIQQINRSIATMEKSLGILRDNKRNFLVTAPLSGRLSSFEPILGKNYQAGESIGKIDVMQGYKLLAKVDEFYLEKVTVGQKGQIEYKGKQIPVHITKVIPEVKEGKFLVELDFDQAKELDLKQGLSFGVKLTLSESVKTLVLPKGSFNQETSGNWIFVVNGDKAVRRNIKLGRENPLYFEVLEGLKEGESVITSSYQDYKEVAVLQFEK